A stretch of Pseudomonas sp. CCC3.1 DNA encodes these proteins:
- a CDS encoding DNA-binding protein, producing MARGGVNKAVVQIARTAILARGEHPSIDAVRIEMGNTGSKTTIHRYLKELDEVDSRRGAPREQIGEELTELVARLAQRLQEQAQEPIDRALAHYEQLKTEWQDQLAEAQQTQVQLQQQLEIQGNALNQETASLESTRSMLQTEQTRNAALNQACSDFELRLNDRDEQIRSLEEKHLHARDALEHYRSAVKEQREQDQRRHEGQLQQIQMELRQAQQSALVRQDEITQLHRDNERVLSESRALSKELNQASDQQHKLSNLNERLSAQISQQDSERTLLQERLRVATQESEALKHAHVQAQEANAALTLRAMKAETTLESLKTIPTEPSQKTEDL from the coding sequence ATGGCTCGTGGCGGCGTAAACAAGGCGGTGGTGCAAATTGCACGCACGGCAATCCTGGCTCGCGGCGAACACCCCAGCATCGATGCAGTACGTATTGAAATGGGCAATACAGGCTCGAAAACCACGATCCATCGTTACCTGAAAGAGCTGGACGAAGTCGATTCGCGCCGAGGTGCGCCTCGAGAGCAGATAGGCGAAGAGCTGACCGAATTGGTCGCCCGCCTTGCTCAGCGCCTGCAAGAACAGGCGCAAGAGCCGATTGATCGCGCTCTTGCGCACTACGAACAGCTCAAAACCGAATGGCAGGATCAGTTGGCCGAAGCGCAACAGACGCAGGTGCAACTCCAGCAGCAGCTTGAGATTCAGGGCAACGCTTTGAACCAGGAGACGGCCAGCCTGGAATCCACGCGCTCCATGCTGCAAACCGAGCAAACCCGCAACGCTGCACTCAATCAGGCGTGCAGCGATTTTGAGCTGCGCCTGAATGACCGCGACGAGCAAATTCGCTCACTGGAAGAAAAACACCTGCACGCCCGCGACGCACTTGAGCACTACCGCAGCGCCGTCAAAGAGCAGCGCGAGCAGGATCAGCGTCGCCATGAAGGCCAGTTGCAGCAGATACAAATGGAGCTGCGCCAGGCACAGCAAAGCGCCTTGGTGCGCCAGGATGAAATAACCCAGTTGCACCGCGACAACGAGCGCGTTCTGAGCGAGAGCCGTGCATTGAGCAAAGAACTGAACCAGGCCAGCGACCAGCAACACAAACTCAGCAACCTCAATGAGCGACTGAGCGCGCAAATAAGCCAGCAGGACAGCGAGCGCACCTTGCTTCAGGAACGCCTGCGCGTGGCAACGCAAGAAAGTGAGGCGCTGAAGCATGCACACGTACAAGCCCAAGAAGCCAATGCCGCACTGACCTTAAGAGCCATGAAAGCGGAAACCACGTTGGAAAGCCTCAAGACCATCCCGACGGAGCCCTCGCAAAAAACAGAGGACCTCTAG
- a CDS encoding site-specific integrase, producing MSELDRYLNAATRDNTRRSYRAAIEHFEVIWGGFLPATSDSVARYLVAHAGQLSINTLKLRLSAIAQWHNSQGFADPTKAPVVRKVFKGIRALHPAQEKQAEPLQLQHLEKVIDWLEGEAHTAQASADQPGLLRARRDAALILLGFWRGFRSDELCRLQVEHVQAVAGSGITLYLPRSKSDRDNLGKTFQTPALLRLCPVRAYIEWVNASALVRGPVFRGIDRWGNLGEEGLHANSVIPLLRQALERAGIAAEQYTSHSLRRGFATWAHQSGWDLKSLMNYVGWKDIKSAMRYVESTPFAGMSITAEKRIGS from the coding sequence ATGAGTGAGCTGGATCGCTACTTAAACGCCGCGACCCGCGACAACACCCGCCGCAGCTATCGGGCGGCCATCGAGCACTTTGAAGTGATCTGGGGCGGCTTCTTGCCCGCGACCAGCGACAGCGTGGCGCGTTATTTGGTGGCGCACGCCGGGCAACTGTCGATCAACACGCTCAAGCTGCGTCTGTCGGCGATTGCGCAGTGGCATAACAGTCAGGGCTTTGCGGATCCGACCAAGGCGCCTGTCGTGCGCAAGGTGTTCAAGGGCATTCGCGCGCTGCACCCGGCGCAAGAGAAACAGGCCGAGCCGTTGCAATTGCAGCACCTGGAAAAAGTCATCGACTGGCTCGAAGGCGAGGCGCACACCGCGCAGGCCAGCGCCGATCAACCCGGCCTGCTGCGCGCGCGACGCGACGCGGCACTGATCCTGCTCGGGTTTTGGCGCGGGTTTCGCAGTGACGAGCTGTGTCGTTTGCAGGTCGAGCACGTGCAGGCCGTGGCAGGCTCTGGCATTACCCTGTATTTGCCGCGCAGCAAAAGTGATCGCGACAATTTGGGTAAAACCTTTCAAACCCCGGCCTTGCTTCGGTTGTGCCCAGTGCGCGCCTACATTGAGTGGGTCAATGCCTCGGCCTTGGTGCGGGGGCCGGTCTTCAGGGGGATCGATCGCTGGGGCAATCTGGGGGAGGAGGGGTTGCACGCCAATAGCGTGATTCCATTACTGCGCCAGGCGCTGGAACGTGCCGGGATTGCAGCCGAGCAATACACCAGTCACTCGCTTCGTCGCGGTTTTGCAACATGGGCGCATCAAAGTGGGTGGGACTTGAAGTCGCTGATGAATTACGTCGGCTGGAAAGACATCAAGTCAGCCATGCGCTATGTTGAATCCACCCCGTTTGCCGGGATGAGCATCACCGCTGAAAAACGCATTGGAAGCTGA
- a CDS encoding histone-like nucleoid-structuring protein, MvaT/MvaU family → MSRLAEYRAAEKALQAQLAQLEAMKNDAGLKKEIEFEQKLQSLMKSYGKGLREIVAILDPNPSAAKHSAAPKQQRKARVLKVYKNPHTGELIETKGGNHRGLKAWKEQYGAATVESWLRT, encoded by the coding sequence TTGTCTAGACTTGCAGAGTACCGCGCTGCCGAAAAAGCGCTTCAAGCACAACTGGCGCAATTGGAAGCCATGAAAAATGATGCGGGACTAAAAAAGGAAATCGAGTTCGAACAAAAACTCCAGTCATTGATGAAATCTTATGGCAAAGGCCTGCGCGAGATAGTGGCCATACTTGATCCAAACCCCTCTGCTGCAAAGCATTCGGCGGCTCCGAAGCAGCAGCGCAAGGCGCGGGTTTTGAAAGTGTATAAAAATCCACACACTGGCGAACTGATTGAAACCAAAGGCGGCAACCACCGTGGCCTTAAGGCATGGAAAGAACAATACGGCGCGGCCACCGTCGAGTCTTGGCTTCGGACTTAA
- the hppD gene encoding 4-hydroxyphenylpyruvate dioxygenase, whose product MADLYENPMGLMGFEFIEFAAPVPNTLEPIFEIMGFTKVATHRSKDVHLYRQGQINLILNNEPHSVASYFAAEHGPSVCGMAFRVRNAQKAYSRALELGAQPIEIPTGPMELNLPAIKGIGGAPLYLIDRYGEGSSIYDIDFVFIEGVDRNPVGTGLKIIDHLTHNVYRGRMAYWANFYEKLFNFREIRYFDIKGEYTGLTSKAMTAPDGMIRIPLNEESSKGAGQIEEFLMKFNGEGIQHVAFLTDDLIKTWDALKKIGMRFMTAPPDTYYEMLEGRLPNHGESVEALQSRGILLDGSSVEGDKRLLLQIFSENLMGPVFFEFIQRKGDDGFGEGNFKALFESIERDQIRRGVLETE is encoded by the coding sequence ATGGCCGATCTATACGAAAATCCAATGGGCCTGATGGGCTTTGAATTCATTGAATTCGCAGCCCCTGTTCCTAATACCCTCGAACCGATTTTTGAAATCATGGGCTTCACCAAGGTGGCGACCCATCGTTCTAAAGACGTGCACCTGTATCGTCAGGGCCAGATCAACCTGATCCTCAATAACGAACCGCACAGCGTAGCCTCTTATTTTGCCGCTGAGCACGGGCCGTCGGTATGCGGCATGGCGTTCCGCGTGCGCAATGCACAGAAAGCCTACTCGCGCGCACTGGAACTGGGCGCTCAACCCATCGAAATTCCGACCGGCCCGATGGAGTTGAACCTGCCTGCCATCAAAGGCATTGGCGGTGCGCCACTGTACTTGATTGACCGCTATGGCGAGGGCAGCTCGATTTACGACATCGACTTTGTGTTTATCGAAGGCGTTGATCGCAATCCTGTCGGCACAGGGCTAAAAATCATCGACCACCTGACGCACAACGTCTATCGCGGTCGTATGGCTTACTGGGCCAACTTCTACGAAAAACTGTTCAACTTCCGTGAAATTCGTTACTTCGACATTAAAGGTGAATACACCGGTCTCACGTCCAAAGCGATGACCGCACCCGATGGCATGATCCGCATCCCGTTGAACGAAGAGTCGTCCAAAGGCGCTGGCCAGATCGAAGAGTTCCTGATGAAGTTCAACGGTGAAGGCATCCAGCACGTGGCCTTCCTCACGGATGATTTGATCAAAACGTGGGACGCGCTGAAAAAAATCGGCATGCGCTTCATGACCGCTCCACCAGACACTTACTACGAAATGCTTGAAGGCCGTTTGCCAAACCATGGTGAGTCGGTTGAAGCGTTGCAGTCACGTGGCATTCTGCTGGATGGTTCTTCGGTCGAAGGTGACAAGCGTTTGCTGCTGCAAATTTTCTCTGAAAACCTGATGGGGCCGGTGTTCTTCGAGTTTATCCAGCGCAAGGGCGATGATGGTTTTGGCGAAGGCAACTTCAAGGCACTGTTCGAATCGATCGAGCGCGACCAGATCCGTCGTGGCGTGCTTGAAACTGAATAA
- the ahpF gene encoding alkyl hydroperoxide reductase subunit F, which translates to MLDANLKAQLKSYLERVTQPIEIVASLDDGAKSREMHDLLKEITSLSSHITLLDNGNDARKPSFSLNRPGGDISLRFAGIPMGHEFTSLVLALLQVGGHPSKASPEVIEQIRSLKGEFNFETYFSLSCQNCPDVVQALNLMAVLNPNIRHVAIDGALFQDEVTERQVMAVPSVYLNGVNFGQGRMGLEEILGKLDTSAIERQAEKINAKEAFDVLVIGGGPAGAAAAIYAARKGIRTGVAAERFGGQVLDTMAIENFISVQETEGPKLATALEEHVKQYDVDIMNLQRADKLLPGKAGELHEVKFASGASLKAKTVILATGARWREMNVPGEQEYRSRGVAYCPHCDGPLFKGKRVAVIGGGNSGVEAAIDLAGIVSHVTLLEFDTKLRADAVLQRKLNSLPNVTVITNARTTEVTGDGQKVNGLRYENRETKVVHDIALEGIFVQIGLLPNTDWLKGTIELSPRGEIVVDARGETSIPGIFAAGDVTTVPYKQIVIAVGEGAKASLSAFDHLIRSSAPE; encoded by the coding sequence ATGTTGGACGCCAATCTAAAAGCTCAGTTGAAGTCATACCTGGAGCGGGTCACACAGCCGATCGAGATCGTTGCTTCGCTCGACGACGGTGCGAAATCCCGCGAAATGCATGACCTGTTAAAAGAAATTACCAGTCTGTCCAGCCACATCACCTTGCTGGATAACGGCAACGATGCGCGCAAGCCTTCGTTTTCGTTGAACCGCCCGGGCGGCGATATCAGCCTGCGTTTCGCCGGTATCCCGATGGGCCACGAATTTACATCGCTGGTGTTGGCCTTGCTGCAAGTGGGCGGCCACCCATCGAAAGCCAGTCCCGAAGTGATTGAACAAATCCGCTCGCTCAAAGGTGAGTTCAACTTCGAGACCTACTTCTCGCTGTCATGCCAGAACTGCCCGGATGTGGTGCAGGCGCTGAACCTGATGGCGGTACTTAATCCGAACATTCGCCATGTAGCGATTGATGGTGCGCTGTTCCAGGACGAAGTCACCGAGCGCCAAGTGATGGCGGTTCCTAGCGTTTACCTGAACGGGGTTAACTTTGGCCAGGGCCGCATGGGCCTCGAAGAGATCCTTGGCAAGCTGGATACCAGCGCCATTGAGCGTCAGGCCGAGAAGATCAACGCCAAAGAAGCATTTGATGTGCTGGTCATTGGTGGCGGTCCTGCCGGTGCGGCCGCTGCAATTTATGCGGCGCGTAAAGGTATTCGTACCGGTGTGGCGGCTGAGCGTTTTGGCGGGCAGGTCCTTGACACCATGGCCATCGAGAACTTCATCTCGGTTCAGGAAACTGAAGGGCCAAAACTGGCTACAGCGCTGGAAGAGCACGTCAAGCAGTACGACGTCGACATCATGAACCTGCAGCGTGCCGATAAGTTGCTGCCAGGCAAGGCGGGCGAACTGCACGAAGTCAAATTCGCCAGCGGCGCTTCGCTGAAAGCCAAGACTGTGATTCTGGCAACCGGTGCCCGCTGGCGCGAGATGAATGTGCCCGGTGAGCAGGAATACCGCAGCCGCGGTGTGGCGTATTGCCCGCACTGTGATGGCCCGCTGTTCAAAGGCAAGCGCGTTGCCGTGATCGGAGGTGGTAACTCGGGTGTTGAAGCCGCCATCGACTTGGCCGGTATCGTGTCACACGTGACCCTGCTTGAGTTTGACACCAAGCTGCGCGCTGATGCCGTGTTGCAGCGCAAGCTCAACAGCTTGCCTAACGTGACCGTGATTACCAACGCACGGACCACCGAAGTCACGGGCGACGGCCAAAAAGTTAATGGCCTGCGTTATGAAAATCGCGAAACCAAAGTGGTGCATGACATCGCGCTGGAAGGGATTTTCGTACAAATTGGCTTGCTGCCTAACACTGATTGGCTCAAAGGCACGATTGAGCTTTCACCTCGCGGCGAGATCGTTGTTGATGCACGCGGTGAAACGTCCATCCCTGGCATCTTTGCTGCTGGTGACGTTACGACCGTGCCTTACAAGCAGATTGTGATTGCGGTAGGTGAGGGGGCCAAAGCCTCGCTGAGCGCCTTTGATCACTTGATCCGTTCTAGCGCGCCGGAATAA
- a CDS encoding EAL domain-containing protein: protein MPLTLKLTRRWTDRYALIVLSGLLPIVLGVFIITWQAQRSLELLATETATEAVRQFDLMLDNASLAADVVLPLSGQDCAQVELALRDQVTRRPFVRSVNLVWDNQIYCTSLFGSFKEEVIPDNYAGGALWLLPGNPVTPDEPLLVYREQEDHKGVLVSIYGFHLVNVLGLINQKTQLLIQVGNRWIDRYGQVRDTPPPTFAVANVIVPSTQFPYQVVAGFKDGVIVRHVLDEYSGFIGLLVFLGLISAATVQRLQKRSSAPTQELQRGLDAAEFIPYFQPVVRGDTQQWAGAEVLMRWQHPKEGLVRPDLFIPFAEHSGLIVPMTRSLMQQTSALLAPHVNSMSPGFHLAFNITARHCQDLELIEDCRQFLNAFPEGHINLVLELTERELIIPDKTTHTLFAALHELGVMIAIDDFGTGHSSLSYLHDFNVDYLKIDQSFVAMIGADALSIHILDSIIELSAKLDLDVVAEGVETEEQSRYLVSKGVDFLQGYLFARPLTAEDFIKSLVAKHAKPD, encoded by the coding sequence ATGCCTCTCACGCTGAAGTTGACTCGACGATGGACCGATCGCTACGCGTTGATTGTGCTCAGTGGATTACTTCCCATTGTATTGGGTGTTTTCATTATTACCTGGCAGGCCCAGCGCTCACTGGAGTTACTCGCCACCGAGACCGCCACCGAGGCAGTTCGCCAGTTTGATTTAATGTTAGACAATGCATCCCTTGCTGCCGACGTGGTGTTGCCACTCTCAGGTCAGGATTGCGCCCAGGTTGAATTGGCCTTGCGTGATCAAGTCACGCGGCGGCCCTTCGTGCGCTCCGTGAACCTGGTCTGGGACAACCAGATTTACTGCACCTCTTTATTTGGCAGCTTTAAAGAAGAAGTCATCCCGGACAACTATGCCGGCGGCGCGTTGTGGCTGTTACCCGGCAATCCGGTGACCCCAGATGAACCCCTGCTGGTTTACCGGGAACAGGAAGACCATAAAGGAGTGCTGGTGAGTATTTATGGGTTTCACTTGGTTAACGTGTTGGGACTGATCAACCAGAAAACCCAACTACTGATTCAAGTGGGCAACCGCTGGATTGACCGGTACGGCCAAGTACGCGATACGCCTCCACCGACCTTTGCGGTGGCGAACGTCATCGTCCCTTCGACTCAATTCCCCTATCAAGTTGTGGCGGGATTTAAGGACGGGGTCATCGTGCGGCATGTGCTTGACGAATACTCAGGGTTTATCGGCTTACTTGTCTTTTTGGGCCTGATCTCAGCGGCGACGGTTCAGCGCTTGCAAAAACGCTCATCCGCGCCAACCCAGGAATTACAACGCGGTCTCGACGCCGCAGAGTTTATTCCGTACTTCCAGCCGGTCGTACGCGGTGATACCCAGCAATGGGCCGGCGCTGAGGTACTGATGCGCTGGCAACACCCGAAAGAAGGTCTGGTGCGACCTGATTTGTTTATTCCTTTCGCCGAACACTCTGGCCTGATTGTTCCAATGACGCGCTCACTGATGCAGCAAACCTCAGCGTTGCTGGCGCCTCACGTCAATAGCATGAGCCCTGGGTTTCATTTGGCTTTTAATATCACCGCCCGCCACTGCCAGGACCTGGAGTTAATTGAAGACTGCCGACAATTCCTCAACGCCTTTCCCGAGGGGCATATTAATCTTGTGCTTGAGCTGACCGAACGCGAATTGATCATCCCTGACAAAACTACCCACACGCTGTTTGCGGCACTGCACGAACTGGGAGTCATGATAGCCATTGATGACTTTGGTACAGGTCACTCAAGCCTGAGTTACTTGCATGATTTCAACGTCGACTATTTGAAAATCGACCAAAGTTTTGTTGCCATGATCGGCGCCGATGCGCTGTCCATACATATTCTCGACAGCATTATTGAACTCAGCGCCAAACTGGATTTGGATGTTGTGGCTGAAGGCGTAGAAACAGAGGAACAAAGCCGGTATCTGGTGTCTAAAGGCGTTGACTTTTTACAAGGCTATCTCTTTGCACGACCACTGACGGCGGAGGACTTCATCAAATCATTAGTGGCGAAGCACGCAAAACCAGACTAA
- a CDS encoding glycosyltransferase family 4 protein yields the protein MPSSRPTHVLIIGYVWPEPRSSAAGGHMMQIIESFLQEGWQITFSSPAGIGEHKADLAAQGINEVTIELNNSSFDAFISELAPDIVLFDRFMMEEQFGWRVEKQCSNALRVLETSDLQSLRDARQQQLKAHLKHNPEQDDFSHLFAPSPVETFEHMADADLAQREIAAIYRSDLNLMISEYEIDLLVEQFHVPKELLHWCPLMVDSAPVECVPFEQRQHFLSIGNFRHAPNWDAVLWMKTHIWPLIRQQLPEAQLHIYGAYTPPKATALHNPKQGFHVLNWAEDALAVMSSARICLAPLRFGAGIKGKIADAMLCGTPNVTTPIGAEGMHGDMPWAGAIEQSATTIAAAAVELYRNPHAWHLAQQQGQALLNARYLQASHGPALVQRIKDCRAGLEQHRRNNFTGAMLRHHQHKSTQYMSQWIEAKNRA from the coding sequence ATGCCGTCGTCCCGCCCTACCCACGTCCTGATCATTGGCTACGTGTGGCCCGAGCCACGCTCCTCGGCGGCGGGCGGCCACATGATGCAAATCATCGAGAGTTTTTTGCAGGAAGGCTGGCAAATCACCTTCAGCAGCCCCGCTGGCATTGGCGAGCACAAAGCCGATCTGGCGGCGCAGGGCATCAATGAAGTCACTATCGAGCTGAACAACAGCAGCTTTGATGCCTTTATCAGCGAGCTGGCCCCGGACATCGTGCTGTTTGACCGCTTCATGATGGAAGAGCAGTTCGGCTGGCGTGTCGAGAAGCAATGCTCGAACGCCCTGCGCGTGCTCGAAACCTCCGACCTGCAAAGCCTGCGTGACGCCCGCCAGCAACAGCTCAAGGCACACCTCAAGCACAACCCCGAACAGGACGATTTCAGTCACCTGTTCGCGCCGTCACCCGTCGAAACCTTTGAGCACATGGCCGATGCCGATCTGGCGCAACGAGAAATCGCTGCTATCTATCGCAGCGACCTTAACCTGATGATTTCCGAGTACGAGATTGACCTGCTGGTCGAGCAGTTCCACGTCCCCAAGGAACTGCTGCACTGGTGCCCGCTGATGGTCGACAGCGCGCCAGTGGAATGTGTGCCGTTTGAACAACGCCAACACTTTTTAAGCATCGGCAACTTTCGCCATGCGCCGAACTGGGACGCAGTGTTATGGATGAAAACCCATATCTGGCCACTGATCCGCCAACAGCTTCCCGAGGCGCAGTTACACATCTATGGCGCCTATACCCCGCCTAAAGCCACGGCGCTGCACAACCCCAAGCAAGGCTTCCACGTGCTCAACTGGGCCGAAGATGCACTGGCGGTGATGAGCAGCGCGCGCATTTGCCTGGCACCCCTGCGTTTTGGCGCAGGTATTAAAGGCAAGATCGCCGACGCTATGCTTTGCGGAACGCCGAACGTGACCACCCCGATCGGCGCTGAAGGCATGCACGGCGACATGCCGTGGGCCGGAGCCATTGAACAGAGCGCCACTACCATTGCTGCGGCCGCTGTCGAGTTGTATCGAAACCCGCACGCGTGGCACCTTGCGCAACAACAGGGGCAGGCACTGCTCAATGCGCGCTACTTACAGGCCAGCCACGGCCCTGCACTGGTGCAACGTATCAAGGACTGCCGCGCCGGACTTGAACAGCACCGCCGCAACAACTTCACCGGCGCCATGCTGCGCCATCATCAGCACAAAAGTACTCAGTACATGTCGCAGTGGATCGAGGCGAAAAACCGCGCGTAG
- the ahpC gene encoding alkyl hydroperoxide reductase subunit C, with amino-acid sequence MPIINSQVKPFKATAYKNGNFVEVSDADLKGKWSVVFFYPADFTFVCPTELEDLADNYEEFKKLGVEIYSVSTDTHFAHAAWHNTSPAIGKIQYTMIGDPTLTISRNFDVLIEEAGLADRGTFVINPEGQIKIVELNDGGVGRDASELLRKIKAAQYVAAHPGEVCPAKWKEGEATLAPSLDLVGKI; translated from the coding sequence ATGCCTATCATCAACAGCCAAGTAAAACCGTTCAAAGCAACTGCATACAAAAACGGCAACTTCGTGGAAGTGTCGGACGCTGACCTGAAAGGCAAGTGGTCTGTCGTGTTCTTCTACCCAGCTGACTTCACCTTCGTTTGCCCAACCGAGCTGGAAGACCTGGCCGACAACTACGAAGAGTTCAAGAAACTCGGCGTGGAAATCTACAGCGTGTCGACTGACACCCACTTTGCTCACGCTGCCTGGCACAACACTTCGCCAGCCATCGGCAAAATCCAGTACACCATGATCGGCGACCCTACGCTGACCATCTCCCGCAACTTCGACGTGTTGATCGAAGAAGCTGGCCTGGCTGACCGCGGTACTTTCGTGATCAACCCAGAAGGTCAGATCAAAATCGTTGAACTGAACGACGGCGGCGTTGGCCGTGACGCATCCGAGCTGCTGCGCAAAATCAAAGCTGCTCAATACGTTGCTGCTCACCCAGGCGAAGTGTGCCCTGCCAAGTGGAAAGAAGGCGAAGCCACTCTGGCTCCATCGCTGGACCTGGTTGGCAAGATCTAA
- the gloA gene encoding lactoylglutathione lyase, with protein sequence MSLQDLSNIPGVTPQPDSATQNFVFNHTMLRVKDIEKSLDFYTRVLGFSLVEKRDFPEAEFSLYFLALVNKAQIPADDAERTQWMKSIPGILELTHNHGTENDPEFAYHNGNTDPRGFGHICISVPDIVAACERFETLGVDFQKRLTDGRMKSLAFVKDPDAYWVEIIQPTPL encoded by the coding sequence ATGAGCCTGCAAGATCTGAGCAACATCCCTGGCGTTACACCACAACCGGATAGCGCTACCCAAAATTTCGTCTTTAACCACACCATGCTGCGCGTCAAGGACATCGAGAAATCCCTCGATTTCTACACCCGCGTCCTGGGCTTCTCGCTGGTTGAAAAACGTGACTTCCCTGAAGCCGAATTCAGCCTGTACTTCCTGGCATTGGTCAACAAGGCACAAATCCCGGCAGACGATGCAGAACGCACGCAATGGATGAAGTCGATTCCCGGCATCCTTGAGTTGACTCACAACCACGGCACCGAAAACGACCCTGAGTTTGCCTACCACAACGGCAACACTGACCCGCGTGGCTTTGGCCATATCTGCATTTCCGTGCCCGACATTGTTGCCGCCTGCGAGCGCTTCGAGACTCTGGGCGTAGATTTCCAGAAGCGTCTGACTGACGGCCGCATGAAATCGCTGGCATTCGTTAAAGACCCTGACGCTTATTGGGTAGAAATCATTCAGCCCACACCGCTGTAA